The Caldisericia bacterium DNA window TGTCTATTACTCCTTTAAAAGGCTTTCAGAGACAGAGGAAGCTGCAAAGAACTTTATGGAGGTTATTGCAGGGATAGTTGATGATTTTGACAAATATACAAAGGAACACTCTGAGAATGTTGCAAGAATCTGTGAGAAGGTTGCCAATGAGATGAAGATTGATCTTGTAGCGAAGAGGAAACTTATAATGGCAGCCAAAGTACACGATTTTGGTAAGATCGCTGTTCCACAGAAGATTCTGAATAAGAGGGGAAAACTTACAAAAGAGGAGTATGAGAAAATAAAGGAGCATCCTGTCATTGGTGCAGAACTTATGAGTAAATTCCCTTATCTTAAGGAGGTTTCCACCATAGTTAAGTATCATCATAAGAAGTTGGATGGATCAGGTTATCCAGAGGATGGTGTTTCAAGAATACCACTTGAGGCAAGAATTCTTACAGTTTGTGATGTGTATGAAGCTCTCACATCTGAGAGGCCATACCGAGATGCATGGACAAAGGAGGCGGCTATAAGGTATCTTGAGGAAAACAAGAGTAAGTTTGACCAAAATGTTGTCATGGCATTAAAGGAACTTTTCAAGAGAGGGGAGGTTTAGTGCTTTTCATTCCCATCATAATAGGAATCTCCTTAATCGTTGGGTATTTAAGGGGAGGTTCCATTAAAAATTTTTCAAATGTGGAGTTTAAGAACCCGATTTTTATCTTCATAGGTTTTTTGATACAGGTGATTATCTTTTCATCCTGGTTCCAATCATCCAATTTTAAAAACTACACAGGAATCCTTTTCATAATTTCATACCTTATTGTTCTCATCACCATTTCCTCAAATTTTCATCTTAAATCCATGAGAGTTATAGGTTTAGGATTTTTCCTGAATTTTCTCGTGATTCTCTTTAACTATGGTTATATGCCAGTTTCAATTAAGGCACTCCAAAGTGTTGGTGCACACACCAAAATTGAACTTCTAAAGACCTATACAAGGTTTAACAACTGCGTTTTAATGAGTAAAGACACAAATCTAAATTTTTTAGGAGACATAATACCAATCCCTATATTGAATCAGGTGATAAGCATAGGAGACATATTTATTCTTCTTGGTTTCTTCCTCTTTATTCAGGAGGGGATGTTTTATAGGAAATCCTGATATAATTAAAAAAATGGCAGAGAGAAAACCCCTTGGAGAATTACTCCTAAGCAAAGGTATTATAAGAGAAGAGGACCTTAAAAAAGCTCTTGAGGAACAAAAAAAGACGGGCGTTCCCCTTGGTCAGATCCTCATAGATATGGGACTTGTATCTCCAGATGTGATTGGGAAAGTGCTGGGAGAGCAGTATGGTGTGAGTTATAAAAAGATCTCAGACATTCTCATATCACCAGATGTTGTAAATCTCATCCCTGAATCTATTGTGAAGGAGAAAAAGATTTTTCCTGTGAGGAGAGAGGGTGATACCCTTGAAGTAGCTGTGCTTCCACCGGTAAATCCCCTTGTCATTGACGAGATAAGGGACATAACAGGACTTAAGATAAAACCATTTGTGGTAACAGATATGGAGTTTCAGAGACTCTTGAATCAATACTTTAACATAAAAACAATGGCATCAAAGACCCTTGGCGATGTAAAAGTGGAGGAGGAGAGAGAGAGGATTGTTCCTGAAACACCAATAGTAAAATTTGTCAATTCTTTAATTGAGGATGCAATAAATCAAAATGCATCAGATATACATTTTGATCCAGAGAAGGAATACACAAGGGTTAGATACAGGATAGATGGAATGCTTATTGATGTGATGACAGTTCCTAAGGGTGTTGATGATTCTATAATATCAAGGGTGAAGGTGCTTTCTGGTATGGATATTGCTGAAAAGAGAAGGGCGCAGGATGGAAGATTCTCCATGAAGATTCATGGGAAAGAGTATGACTTTAGAGTTTCCTCCATCGGTACAAGATTTGGTGAGAAGTTGGAGATGAGGATATTAAACAAAGCACAGGTTCTAATTGAGCTTGAAAGACTTGGGATGCTTCCATCTCAGCAGAAGATTTTTGAAAAGATAGTAAGTAAGCCATATGGTATGGTTCTTGTTACAGGTCCCACTGGAAGCGGGAAAACCACAACCCTCTACTCCACATTAAACAAACTCAACACACCAGAGAAGAGCATAGTAACAATTGAGGATCCAATAGAGTATGAGTTGAAGGGAATTGTCCAGATACAGGTAAATCCCAAGGCAGGCATAACCTTTAGCACAGGATTAAGATCTCTTTTGAGACTGGATCCTGATATTATAATGGTTGGAGAGATTAGAGATCTTGAGACGGCAAAAATTGCCTTTGAAGCTGCATTAACAGGTCATCTTGTCCTTTCAACCATCCACACCAATGATGCTCCCTCAACCCTTGTAAGACTCATTGATCTTGGTATTGAACCGTATCTTGTCTCATCAGTTGTTATAGGGGTTGTTGCCCAGAGACTCGTAAGGACAATATGTCCTGTGTGTAAAATTGATTATAAACCATCCAGAGAGGAGATGGAGATACTCTTTGGGGAGGTAAAGGAGGATGTTCTTCTAAAGAAGGGAAAGGGATGCAGTAGTTGTAATTTTACAGGCTATAAGGGAAGAACCGGTGTTTTTGAGATACTTCCCATCACAAGAAGGATAAGAGAGATAATTAAGGGTGGTGAATCTTCGGAGATAATAAGAATGGAGGCAGAGAGGGAGGGGATGATTTCTCTTATTGAAGCTGGTTTTGAAAAGGTTAAGATGGGAATTACAACCCTTGAGGAGGTATTAAGGGTTATAAGGCTTGAGGAATGATATTTAAGTATATCGGAAGAGATGAAAGTGGAAGCCCTGCAAGGGGTGAGGTAGAGGCAAATAGCGAGGAAGAGGCAAGGAATCTCCTCCATGAGAGGGGTATTCATATAATAGAGATTAAAAGGTTGAGGACAAGAAAAGTTGTATTAAAGAGGATTAAACCTGTTGATATAATATTTTTTGCAAGGCAACTCTCCCTCCTCCTTAGATCAGGTTTTACCATACTTGGCGCCCTTGATGCAGTTGAGGAAAATGTAAAAAAACCTTTCCTAAAGCAGATTATAGCTAAGTTGAGGGAGGATATAATTGGTGGAGAATCCTTCTCAGAGAGTCTAAGAAAACTTGGAGATGTTTTTCCAAGGGTGTTTATTGAGACAGTTCATGTTGGAGAGGCAACGGGAAATCTTGACTCTGTTCTCTTAAGAATTGCAGATTTCTTTGAGAAAGAGGAGGAGTTGAGAAGGAAGGTAAGAAATGCCTTTACATACCCAAAGATAGTTGTAAGTTTAATACTTATAGCAGTGGTCTTCATCCTTGTAACAATTGTTCCTGTTTTTACAAAGATATATGAAAGTGCCGGTGTGAAACTTCCCCTTCCAACAAGGATACTTATATCTGTAT harbors:
- a CDS encoding HD domain-containing protein — translated: FFSFKFEGNILIFIFLLVFISLSDLYRVEFTLINSNRVSITLSLPATFASIFLFNPLIATLVSSIGGIIGDMLRKVEWFKTMFNFSQYVITVGISSLAYNFIISLEGKEYPLLTGFSAVTVAGLIYFLLNSFLVSTITALVSKSRVLDTFLFMFRRNEILLQFLSMFILGGLFAYILKTEPLAMILLIPLFISVYYSFKRLSETEEAAKNFMEVIAGIVDDFDKYTKEHSENVARICEKVANEMKIDLVAKRKLIMAAKVHDFGKIAVPQKILNKRGKLTKEEYEKIKEHPVIGAELMSKFPYLKEVSTIVKYHHKKLDGSGYPEDGVSRIPLEARILTVCDVYEALTSERPYRDAWTKEAAIRYLEENKSKFDQNVVMALKELFKRGEV
- a CDS encoding DUF5317 domain-containing protein; the protein is MLFIPIIIGISLIVGYLRGGSIKNFSNVEFKNPIFIFIGFLIQVIIFSSWFQSSNFKNYTGILFIISYLIVLITISSNFHLKSMRVIGLGFFLNFLVILFNYGYMPVSIKALQSVGAHTKIELLKTYTRFNNCVLMSKDTNLNFLGDIIPIPILNQVISIGDIFILLGFFLFIQEGMFYRKS
- the tadA gene encoding Flp pilus assembly complex ATPase component TadA; the protein is MAERKPLGELLLSKGIIREEDLKKALEEQKKTGVPLGQILIDMGLVSPDVIGKVLGEQYGVSYKKISDILISPDVVNLIPESIVKEKKIFPVRREGDTLEVAVLPPVNPLVIDEIRDITGLKIKPFVVTDMEFQRLLNQYFNIKTMASKTLGDVKVEEERERIVPETPIVKFVNSLIEDAINQNASDIHFDPEKEYTRVRYRIDGMLIDVMTVPKGVDDSIISRVKVLSGMDIAEKRRAQDGRFSMKIHGKEYDFRVSSIGTRFGEKLEMRILNKAQVLIELERLGMLPSQQKIFEKIVSKPYGMVLVTGPTGSGKTTTLYSTLNKLNTPEKSIVTIEDPIEYELKGIVQIQVNPKAGITFSTGLRSLLRLDPDIIMVGEIRDLETAKIAFEAALTGHLVLSTIHTNDAPSTLVRLIDLGIEPYLVSSVVIGVVAQRLVRTICPVCKIDYKPSREEMEILFGEVKEDVLLKKGKGCSSCNFTGYKGRTGVFEILPITRRIREIIKGGESSEIIRMEAEREGMISLIEAGFEKVKMGITTLEEVLRVIRLEE
- a CDS encoding type II secretion system F family protein: MIFKYIGRDESGSPARGEVEANSEEEARNLLHERGIHIIEIKRLRTRKVVLKRIKPVDIIFFARQLSLLLRSGFTILGALDAVEENVKKPFLKQIIAKLREDIIGGESFSESLRKLGDVFPRVFIETVHVGEATGNLDSVLLRIADFFEKEEELRRKVRNAFTYPKIVVSLILIAVVFILVTIVPVFTKIYESAGVKLPLPTRILISVSNGVIHYWWVIAIAIFIIYILFRSLSSTKKGRERIDEFLFNMPTILGKIYRENIFLRISHTFETLIRSGISIGEAFELLSQIAGNLTISKAIDEAREKIMQGESISRAILETKKFPLIFTRMIAVGESGGNLEEVLSEMTGYFERELDSDIKRFVALLEPTLTIVLGIIVGFIAFAVYLPLFDMARLITRGGH